Proteins encoded together in one Balearica regulorum gibbericeps isolate bBalReg1 chromosome 3, bBalReg1.pri, whole genome shotgun sequence window:
- the LOC142601175 gene encoding uncharacterized protein LOC142601175 — protein MGLKTIWKDYKVLIVMGTSLGLVHWGWFHIKSSPIFQVKTQDFVPEPGIVTYVMQSDHKNKEK, from the coding sequence ATGGGTCTTAAAACCATCTGGAAGGACTACAAAGTTCTGATTGTTATGGGAACTAGCCTTGGGCTGGTGCACTGGGGGTGGTTTCACATCAAGTCCAGTCCTATTTTCCAAGTGAAGACACAGGACTTTGTTCCAGAACCTGGGATTGTGACATACGTGATGCAAAGTgatcacaaaaataaagaaaaatag
- the LOC142601176 gene encoding uncharacterized protein LOC142601176 — protein sequence MRKASWSRKNFLLVAGLSLIGVHFGSMLVNFVAKKSVRSHSEAKKDHHE from the coding sequence ATGAGGAAAGCTAGCTGGAGTAGAAAGAACTTTCTGCTTGTGGCAGGACTGTCACTTATAGGTGTCCATTTTGGAAGCATGCTTGTCAACTTTGttgcaaaaaaatctgttcGATCACATTCAGAAGCTAAAAAAGATCATCATGAATGA